The Molothrus ater isolate BHLD 08-10-18 breed brown headed cowbird chromosome 21, BPBGC_Mater_1.1, whole genome shotgun sequence nucleotide sequence CTCACTTCCCCCTGTGTAAGTAACACTGGGGCACttggaggtggcacagggatgtgaTGGGAAGCAGGCTGTGTGCTGAGTGAGTGCCCAGTTATGTGTCAAACACTGGTTTATTCTCACAGCTCTAAGTCTCACTATCAAACTGCTGGAACTAATGGGGTGAGCCTGGGGCAGTTAAAGCAGTAGCAAGATTGCACTCCCACAGTGAGGTTAAATCAGGCTAGCCAAGTGGCTACAGAGAATTATACTTCAGCAacaacctcttttttttcccttaaactGTTCTGTTCATCTGCCAGTAACCACAGCTCTAAGGGTAAGgattcctttctgcttttccctttaAAACATGGTAAAGAAATCTGGCGCTCATCTCTGTACTTGAAATAAGACAAGTTGTACAGATGGTGGTTTGTCTTCAGCTGGTATTTTAAGAAAAGCCTGGAACAAGCTTATTTCTCTACAGGATCTTACCTCTCCCCAACAGAGTAGCAAGCTGCAAACTGGTGACTGTTAAAACACTTGCAGCACCTTCAAATACGTGATAACCTAAATCGCTGCATTTCTCTTCGAAGATTGTCCTCCTGCCTTCTTCTGATGCCAGCAACAGACTTAATCAAAATCAGCCCCAAAGGATCGAAAGAGCTCAGAGTCCAGGCATGTTTCCTGGAAACTGACAGTCAGCTGATCTgtcctggagatgctgctctgtgcctggctccatcctcccctgctcccgcaagcctgcctgcagcagctcgCCAGGGCTCGCAGCCAGGTTGCTGTTAGTCATTCACACAGTGGCCAGCGCCACCCCGACTCCAGAGGCAGTGGAAAGGTAAGCCTGGTGCTTGTGCCATGGTGcaggctctcagcagcagcactgaacagGGAATGTTGCTCCTGGCTGTTACCGGAGGTAGTAATCGACTGCGGCGGAGAAAGCGGCGAATCCTCCACAGCCGATCACGCCGGCCTTCAGCCCAGCTGCAAGGCAAGGGTGGGAAACCATGAGACAAAGCAGGAGAAATATTCTTATTCCCAGTAACTTGTGCTGGCTCAGAGTTCACAGGAGCAGGAACCTGGCAGTGCCCTCtcaggggacagtgacactgccACTGCCTGATGTACAAACCCTCCCGTGGCCACTGCTGACTTTACTGTGCTCTCATCTGAGTCCTGCAAGTGGCTTGGTGGGGCtagggagggagaggaggagcagccactgctctgACAGCTCTAAGAGGATTAGGTCTAGGACAAACACAACTTAAGCTCAATTAGAAGCACTTTCAAgagctttcttttcatttacGCTTCTTAAAACaggactggggtttttttaaggagagTGAGAGAAGTTTGATGTTTCTGATGAGCAGAACAGCTCTCTCCTACTTGGGCATTTTCCCAGATGTTACCACTAAAGGAAAGTCTCCACTAGTGCTGCTGGACTAAAACTCCACTTCTCATTCACATGTAAGTAAAATTGTCTGTTTGAACTGATacatgagaaaggaaaaaagcattttacaCATGGTACAAAAGAAATGAGCTCTTTAGTTCTAATTTCAAAGGAGAGTAGCGGAGACAGTGAAATGGCAGATGTGTAGAGCTCAGTTAACAGCTTCTATTTGTATTTTGGCTCTCTCCCATGACACCACAGAAGAGTGTGGACAGCCAGCACCAtctcctgatttttctttcaagtgaaTTTTGTTGATTTTCCTCTCTGACCAACCCTTCCTTATCCCCACTTATTCTtggagctgacagctctgccagtcCAGAGCACACTCTCACGCTGGCCTCACCACATCCCCATGCAAAGAggtttgtgctgtgtgtgctgcactgAGAACATCGTGTGCTGCATAACCAAATCCAATCTTATCACAGAAACAGTTCCCAGCAGGCACCACCAACCTCTGAAGCCGATGGCTCCTCCCGTGATGCAGCCGCTGATAACGCTGTTCTTCCAGTCTGACTTCCCACGATACTGTGGAGTTACAAATCACAGCCAACAAGGAAATATGGAATAACACTCAGTATCTGTGCTAACAGCAAGGACGGTTAAACGCCCTTCCATCCCCTTCTCAGCTGAGGGTgttcttccctctgctctcagcagatGGCCCTGCACTCCCAGActtgcagggcagggaagggaggaaggagaagggaactAGGAGAGGTGAGACAAATCCATGTGGTGCaatgcagtgctgtgggaaggaTCCTCAGGTGAGCCAGGACAGAACACAGCCCTGAGTATAAAAGTGCAACAGCCACATCcgagcagccctgagcctggcCATGCAGCTGGTCCTTGGCACAGTGAGAGTCACAGCACCAGCTGACAAAGGTGCACTATTTCCATAGGCAGGACATGCTCGATTTTCACCAGTGCAGAGATCTCTTTGTTCTGCTCCATTGTGCAAGCAGATACACTTTTCTTCTAGATGAGTTAAACTTCTTAACTCATTGTGCCTTTCAGTTAAAAGGCAGGACTCAAATTCATAACAGGgtaattttcctattaaaaaaacagaTGACAGATTTACCACTGAGCTGCAAAAGGTAATTTCTGACTGTAGGAGCCAGATGAAAATGGGCCTGTTACTCAAGAACTTTCATCAAATGATCCCTTTCTGCATATGGAATTTTTAGACACTCAAATTACCATCTCGCAACTCACAGTTTGACATTTTACACAAGCACTTGTAGCTAGGGTTTTAAAAAGTAATGCCTATGCTTGCCAATACGTTTAGGactaaaaacagaaaaggactTTGCTACTGCGGAAGAGTTCTTCATTCTGTcagagaacagcagctctgaagacAGATCTCCAAGGTGAAAAGCTTTGCTGGCCAAGAAAGAACAAAGCAGCCTATTCCATTGCCCTATTACAAGGAGAATATATGTACTTATTTGGATCTAGTAGAAGATTTTAAAGGATaccagaaaacatttcttaatGGTTGAGAGGCTCTTACTCACAGATTCCACCACACATTCCGTGCAGGAGAACATGGCACCCACGATGGCGAAGTTCTTGGCGTAGGAGATGCCTCGCTGCCCCATGTCCTTGAGCACCTCTTTGGCCGTGGGCGTGCGGTAGGGATCCTTGGGATCAAACCCCACGTTGGTGTCGATGCCAGCTGTGAAGATACCGAACGCACCTCCCAGAACAAACCCTGTAGGAGATAAACAGTGAAATTAACTTGGCTGCGCAGGAGCAGCACATTCCCTGCAGGCAATGAAGcggctctgcccctgctgtcTGTGACAGGGCAGGAATCCCTCGTGCTGTGGACACCTGTGACAGCCCGTGCTGTGTGAGGAAAGGCCACGAGCACCTCCAAGGAAGGCAGACACAGATCCCTGCCTGCGACATGTGACAGGCACTGGAGGAGGCTTAGGAGGAAAACCAAACACGGGGACTGCAGTCTCTTCTCCATCTGCCCCTCTCCCGACGCCACAGGAACCCCGAACGACCCCACAGCCGCCGCACCTCCCACACAAGCCAGCGCCGCCTTGAAGGGGCAGCTCTCCATGACCCGCTCCACCATCTTCTGCTCCTCGCTCTTGGGCGGGCAGGGGATTCCGCCGAGGACGGCTGGGTCCCAGACACGGGGCTGCCGCTTGTCGCCCAcgaggtgctgcagcaggaggctgtactgcagcggcggcggcggcggcccctGCTCTCCCGGCGCtgagggcggcggggccgccatGATGGCCATGCACACCCACGGCCGCTCGGCGCCGCGTCCGGGCCCGCTAGAGCCGCCGCGGCGGGGGCGCACGGGAATTGTAGTTCCACAGCGGGGAGAAGCCAGCTGCGCACCGCAGCGTTTTAACTACATCTCCCAGTCTGCCCCGCGCCGACGCCTCCGGGAAGAACTACCACTCCCGGCACGTTCCGCGGCGCGCGCGGGGATTGGCCGTCCCGGGCAGCCAGGGGACTACATTACCCGGCGTGCCGCAGGGCAGCCCCCTGGTGGCCGGTGCGGCCGGTGCAGGTGAGGTGAAGTGAAGGCTCCGGCTGCGGAGCATCCCCGAGCTCGGtggcggcggcggtggcggcggcggctgcaGGTGAgcgcggggaggcggcgggcagcgcgggggcaccggctgggctgggcagaacCGGCAGCCTCGCGCCGGGCATCCCGCTGCTGGGGGAGCGCTGAGGTGCCGCAGTGCGGGACCACTGTGCCCTGGCTGAGGTGCGGACAGCTGGTGAGGTGTCGCGGTGTCGCCGCCGTGACCCCGCATCCTCCCCGCCGCTGACTCCG carries:
- the TIMM22 gene encoding mitochondrial import inner membrane translocase subunit Tim22 isoform X2; protein product: MAIMAAPPPSAPGEQGPPPPPLQYSLLLQHLVGDKRQPRVWDPAVLGGIPCPPKSEEQKMVERVMESCPFKAALACVGGFVLGGAFGIFTAGIDTNVGFDPKDPYRTPTAKEVLKDMGQRGISYAKNFAIVGAMFSCTECVVESYRGKSDWKNSVISGCITGGAIGFRAGLKAGVIGCGGFAAFSAAVDYYLR
- the TIMM22 gene encoding mitochondrial import inner membrane translocase subunit Tim22 isoform X1; this encodes MAIMAAPPPSAPGEQGPPPPPLQYSLLLQHLVGDKRQPRVWDPAVLGGIPCPPKSEEQKMVERVMESCPFKAALACVGGFVLGGAFGIFTAGIDTNVGFDPKDPYRTPTAKEVLKDMGQRGISYAKNFAIVGAMFSCTECVVESYRGKSDWKNSVISGCITGGAIGFRGWWCLLGTVSVIRLDLVMQHTMFSVQHTQHKPLCMGMW